The Geothermobacter hydrogeniphilus region CTCTATGGGGACAGGCGGTGGCCGCCTGGGGCGATCTTCACAGTGACCCGGGGGCCGTTTTCGACCGGGTGGTCAATCTCGACGCGGCCACCATCGAACCGCAGGTCAGCTGGGGGACTTCGCCGGAGATGGTGATGCCGGTCGGCGGTGTGGTCCCCGACCCGGCCGCCGAGCCTGACCCGGTCAAACGTCAGGGGATGGAGGCGGCGCTGACTTATATGGATCTCAGGCCGGGAACGCGGATGGTCGATATTCATCCCGACAAGGTTTTCATCGGTTCCTGCACCAACGGCCGCATTGAGGATCTGCGTGCCGCGGCGGCGGTGCTGAAGGGGCGAAAGATCGCCGCCAGCATCCGGCTGGCGATGGTCGTGCCCGGCTCCGGCCTGGTCAAGCAGCAGGCCGAGGAGGAGGGGCTCGATCGCGTCTTCAGGGAGGCCGGGTTCGAATGGCGCGAGCCGGGTTGTTCCATGTGCCTGGCGATGAACGCTGACCGGCTTGAACCGCAGGAACGCTGCGCCTCGACCTCCAACCGCAACTTCGAAGGCCGCCAGGGGCAGGGGGGACGCACCCATCTGGTCAGCCCGGCGATGGCCGCCGCGGCGGCGGTGGCGGGGCATTTCATCGATGTGCGGGAGCTGGAAGACTGAAATCAGGAGTCAGGAGTCAGGAGTCAGGAGTCAGGAGTCAGGAGTCAGGAGTCAGAAGTCAGAAGTCAGAAGTCAGAAGTCAGAAGTCAGAAGTCAGAAGGGCGCTGGTACCTTTCGCCCTCGGCCTTTGGCCTTTAGCCGCTTTTAAGGATACCTATGGAAAAATTCACCCGCATGACCGGCCTGGTCGTTCCCCTGGACCGGCCGAATGTTGATACTGACGCCATTATCCCCAAGCAGTTTCTCAAGTCGATCAGGCGAACCGGTTTCGGCCCCTACCTGTTCGACGAGTGGCGCTATCTTGATCATGGCGAACCGGGGATGGATTGCAGCGACCGTCCCCGTAATCCCGATTTTGTCCTCAATCAGCCGCGCTACGAGGGGGCGGGCATTCTGCTGGCGCGGCGGAACTTCGGTTGCGGTTCCTCTCGCGAACACGCTCCCTGGGCGCTGCTCGACTATGGCTTCCGGGTCATCATCGCACCGAGTTTCGCCGACATCTTCCGCGGCAACTGCTTCAAGAACGGCATCCTGCCGATTGTCCTCGACGAGGCGGTTGTCAACCGGCTTTTCGTCGCGGTGGAAGAGAACGAGGGGTACCGGCTGCGGGTCGACCTGGAGGGGCAGAAGCTCACCACGCCTGAGGGTGACATCATCCCCTTCGAGGTTGACCCCTTCCGCCGTGATTGCCTGCTGGGCGGCCTCGACGAGATCGACCTGACCCTGCGGCACGCCGAAGAGATCCGTCAATATGAACGGCGGCGGCAGAAGCGGGCGCCCTGGCTGTTTGAATAATTCTTCACTACGGAGGCACGGAGAAAATTGTTTTGCCACCAAGATACCAAGAGCGCCAGGAAAATCTTTTTTTAACGGAGAGTCGCTGAGAGGGAGAGAACGCAGAGAAAACCAAAAGCAGATTTTTGGGTTTAAACCCAAAATTTTTTCTCTCCCTCTTTGCTCCTCTCCGCCTCTCCGTTAAATGAGTTTTTGACCTTCTTGACGAACTTGGCGTCTTGGTGGCCCAAAGATTTTGAAGTTCTCTGTGTTTCCGTGGGAACTTATCCGGGAGGCAGATATGCGTGTCGAAACAGATCTCAAGCTCGGTTTCAAGAATGTCCTCATCCGTCCCAAGCGCTCGACCCTGAAGAGCCGTGCCGAAGTGGTGCTGGAGCGGGAGTTCCGATTTCTGCACAGTGGACAGCAGTGGCGCGGGATTCCGATCATTGCCGCCAACATGGATACCGTCGGCACCTTCGAGGCCGCCGAGGTCCTCGCCGGCTTCGGTCTTTTGACCGCGAT contains the following coding sequences:
- the leuD gene encoding 3-isopropylmalate dehydratase small subunit, producing the protein MEKFTRMTGLVVPLDRPNVDTDAIIPKQFLKSIRRTGFGPYLFDEWRYLDHGEPGMDCSDRPRNPDFVLNQPRYEGAGILLARRNFGCGSSREHAPWALLDYGFRVIIAPSFADIFRGNCFKNGILPIVLDEAVVNRLFVAVEENEGYRLRVDLEGQKLTTPEGDIIPFEVDPFRRDCLLGGLDEIDLTLRHAEEIRQYERRRQKRAPWLFE